The Tautonia plasticadhaerens nucleotide sequence TAGGCGTGGCTGACGCAGAGGTTCAGGCCGAAGAGCTGGAAGCCGAGGCCCTCGACCTCGTCCACGTCCCGGGGGCAGCCGTCGGTGATGTGGCCGACGCAGCCGAGCTTCTTGTGGATCGTGGCGTTCACCTCGCCGAACTGGGCGCCGAGGCCGGGCTCGGGGTCGAGGTCCTGGCCGATCGCCACCTTCGGGCCCGGCCGGGAGGCGACGTAGCGGAGGTAGTCGGCGTTCAGATCCGGGCCCTTGGCGTCGGGGTCGTGCGAGGCCCTGGTCTGGGAGGTGACGGCGTAGCCGACCATCACGCCGAGGCCCGGCGTCAGGCTTCGGATGCGGTGCGGCAGGTAGCCGACGTGCCGGGGGCGGACGTCGAAGACCTCGATCGCGTTGGAGACGGTCGGCGTGTTGTACCGCTTCAACCGCTCGATCGCCTCGGGGCTCAGGGGCGAGTCGGACATGGGGAGGGCGCTCCGGCGGGCCGGGTTCGGGTCGATCCGGGCAGTCTAGCAACGCCGGGGGCAGGAGGCCAGCGAGGGCCGCGGATGGTCTATCCGGGGCGATCCCGCGCGAACGCAGTCGCCTCCGCCCCTCGCCCCCGCCCTCGGGGGCGAGGGCCGGAGGGGCGTCGGCGGATTTTGGGGGGCGTCGCACGGCCGTGATCGGGGGGATCGGACGGGCCTCAGACGCGGCCGAAGCAGATGATGGTCATGTCGTCGGCCTGGGGCTCCCCGGTGGAGAACTCCCGGATCTCCTGGAGGATGCCCTTGCCGACGGCCTCGGGGTCGCCGGAGAGCTCGGCCACCCGGTTCAGGAGGCGGGGGGTGTCGACGGTGTGGTAGAGATCCCCCTCGGGGCTCCGGGCGTCGGTGATGCCGTCGGAGTAGACGACGACCACGTCGCCGGGCTCGAGCTGGACCTCGCGCTGCTGGTACTCGAAGGCGGGCATGATGCCCAGGGGGAAGCCGGAGACGTCGGCGCCGAACTCCTCGACCCCACCCCCCTTGCGGCGGATGAACACGGGGGGGTGGCCGGCCGCGCTGAGCGTGAATCGGCCGGTGGAGAGGTCGAGCACCCCGAGGCTCAGGGTGATGAACCGCTCCTCCAGGTCGGCCTCGCAGAGCTGGTCGTTGAGGATGGTGACGGCCGGGGCGGGGGCGTTCTCGGTGAGGATGCAGTACCGCGTGTTGCCGGAGAACTTGGCCATCATCAGCGCGGCGGGGATGCCCTTGCCGGAGACGTCGGCCAGGGCGATCCCCAGCCGGTTGTTCGGCAGGGGGACGAAGTCGTAGTAGTCGCCGCCGACGTTGTAGGCGGCGTGGTAGTAGGCGAAGAACCGGTAGCCGTCGGCCCTGGGGACGGCGTCGGGCAGGAAGCTGCGCTGGACCTGCTCGGCGAGCCTCAGGTCGCGGCGGACGCGCTCCTGGTTGAGCAGGTCCTCGTACATCCGCGCGTTCTGGATGCTGATGGCCGACTGGCAGGCGATGGCGACCAGCAGGTCGAGGTCCTCCTGCTGGAACTGCCGGGCGGAGGTGGTGTCCAGCTGGATGATGCCCAGGGCCTGCCCGTCGGGCGTCATCAGCGGGGCGCACATGACGGACCGGATCTTCAGGTCGGCGATCGAGGCGGCGACGGGCAGGTTGGCGTCGTTGCCGGCGTCCTGGCTGAGCACCGCCTGCTTGCGCTCCATCACGTGGTTGACGATCGACCGGCTGATGTTCGTGGGCGGCTCGTCCTCCTTGGCCGCCGCGGCTGCGGCCAAAGCGCCGAGCCCGGTCCGGGGGGGGCGGCCGTGGCGGTGCTTGAAGGCCTTGCGGAGCAGGCGATCGGTCTGGGGGTCCTTGAGGATCAGGAAGGCACGCTCGGCCGAGGGGAAGATCTCGAAGAGGGTGTCGAGGATCTTGGGCGCCACGGCGTCGATCTGCACGGCGCTGGAGAGGTTGCGGGTGATGTCCAGCACGGCCTCGAGCTTGCGCTCCGGGGAGACCCGTGAGCCGGAGACCCGGGTGGTGGAGGCGTCGAGGGTGTGGAGGGTCGACTCCTCGATCTGGTCGGTGACGATCACCTCCGAGTCCTCGGACTCCCGCGCGGCGGACCGGGTCAGGTAGACGAACTCGACGTCGCAGATGTTGATCCGGTCGCCCGGCTTCAGGGGCAGGCGCTTCCAGGGGGCGACGGTCTCGTTGTTGAGCTTGGTGGTGTTGCGCGAGCCGAGGTCTTCGAGGTAGAACTTGCCCGCGTCCCGGCCGATCTGGGCGTGTCGGCGGCTGACGCCCTGCGGGTCGAGCACCAGGTTGCAGTCGGGGGCGCGGCCGATGAGGAAGGAATCCCCCTTGAGCTCGATGCACTGGCCTCGCTGATCGCCGTTCTCTCTGCGGAGGAAAGGCATCGCCGGGAACTCCGAGGGCCGTCGCAGGTGATGCGGGTGCGGTGCGGTGCGGGGGCTTGCGTCCGGGGGCGGTCGACTGGATCCGATCGGGTGCGGCCGGGGCCCGGGCTAGGGCGAGGGCCGGCCGGGGGGGCGGCGTCTCCCCGGCTCGAACCGATCGGCGGGGTCGAGCGTCATGAGGCGGAGGGCCTCGAAGAGGTCGTCCCGGAGGTCGTCCCACTGGGGGGCCTGGGCCTCGGCCCCGGGGGCGCCCCGGGCCCATTCGACGACCTCCAGGGCCAGCTCGGCGGAGCCGGGCTCCAGGTGCGAGGGGGCCGGGGCCAGGGCGGTGAGCTGCCGGACGACGTCGGCGGGGCGGTCGTCCAGGGCGGCGGCGGCGGCCCGGCAAATCTCGGCCAGGCGGGGCAGGGGGGCGTCGGGTTCGGCCCCGGTCCCCGGGGCGGCCTCCAGCGACTCGGCCAGGGCGACGAGGCCGTCCCGGTCGAGGCGGCCGAACAGCAGGCGGGCCAGGTGCGTGTAGGAGGTCAGCGCCCAGCCCGGGTCCCCCGGGAAGTGGCCGGGGACGGCCAGCAGGGCGGCGGGGCGGTCCTGGGGGCGGGCGACGAGCTGGGCGTAGCGGAGCTGCGCCCGGGGGGAGGGCTGCCGGGGGATGTCCTCCCAGGTCGGCGCCATCCAGGAGGCCGCCGGCCCGGGGGGGGGGCCGGCGGCCGTCGGGTCCCGGGGCCGGTCCGACCAGCCGAGGGCCGCGCCGGCGACCAGGCCGAGGACGCCGAGCAGGGCCAGGGTGCCGCCGCCGACGCTCGGGTCGCTCAACGCCGACCAGGCCCGGCGGGCGATCGGCCGGCCCCGCCCGGGCCGGGGGCCGGCGGGGGGGGGCGTGTCCTGGGCCGGGATCTCCCCGGAGGGGGAGGGGGCGGCCGCGACGGCCCGGGTCGCCGAGACGATCCCCTTGAGCCGGGCCAGCTCCCGGTCGACCTCCCGGGCCGACTGGTAGCGGTCCTCCCGCTTCTTGGCCATCAGCTTCATCACCAGCGCGACCAGCTCCGGGGGGAGGTCGGGCCGGTGGACGGCCAGGTCGATCGGCGTGTCCTGCAGGTGCTTCAGGGCCATGGCCACGGCCGACTCGGCCCGGAACGGCGGGGAGCCGGCGAGCATGTGGTAGAAGGTGACGCCCATCGAGTACAGGTCGCTGCGGTGGTCCAGCGCGTGGCCCCGGACCTGCTCGGGGCTCATGTACATGGGGGTGCCGAGGGTGACGCCCTCCTGGGTGAGCTGCAGGGCGTCGGCCCCCTGCTCCCGGCAGAGGCCGAAGTCGGCCACCTTGACCTGCCCCTTGCGGGTCAGCAGCAGGTTCTCGGGCTTGACGTCGCGGTGGATCAGCCCCAGGTCCCCGGCGGCGGCGATCGCCTGGCAGGTCTGCCGCATGAAGGAGAGGGCCAGGGGCAACTCGACGGTCCCCTTCTTCGTCAGGTACTCGCGGAGGTTGGTCCCCTGGACGAACTCCATGGCGATGAAGCGGAGGTCGCCGTGGTGCCCCAGGGTGAAGACCTGGACGATGTTCGGGTGATTGAGCCGGGCGACGGCGGTGGCCTCGACCTCGAACCGGCTGAGATAGGTGGGGTTGCTGGCCAGCTCCGGCTTGAGCACCTTCAGGGCGACCGGCCGGTTGAGCGACCGTTGCCGGGCGAGGTAGACCTCTCCCATGCCTCCCCGGCCGAGGGGCCGGTCGACGAGGAAGTCGCCGCCGACGAGCTGCCCGGTCAGGTCGCGCGCCGGGCCCCCGCCGGCCGAGGGGCCGTCACCCTGCCATCCGGCGGTGGTCTCGGAGTTGGTCATAATCGGCCCGTCGGGGCGCCGATCGGCGCCCCGACGCCCTTCGCCTCGGGCTGTCGAACGGGGTCCCGCATAGTCTAGTGCCCCCGGGGCCCGCCTGCAAACATGAACCGTCGCCAAGGTTCATTTGTCCAGGATCGGGGCGCCCCGGGGGGCGGGGTGGCGGCGATGGAGGCTCGCCGCGACGCCCGGCCCCGGGATAGAATCGGGGGGGTGCCCCCCCGGGCCGGCGGCCCGGGGGCGGAGCCGGACACCGCGACCACCCCCGGGAGCCGCCCACGATGCCCCGACCGACGATCCTCCGGTCGATGCTGGCCCTGGCCGCCTCGGCCCTGCTGGCCCTGCCCGGGCCGCCGACGGCCGGGGCCCAGGGCCCCTTCACCGGCGGGGCGGGCATGGCCGGGATCTCCCCCCCGAGGTTCGAGCCGGGGGGGAGCTGGGCCCGGGTGATCACCGCCACGCCCAAGTGGCTGGTGCTGGAGAATGCCGCCGGGCAGCAGTTCCCCGTCTCCTTCAACGCGATCGAGTTGTTCGTGATCCGCTGGCCGGCCGGCCTGGCGATGGCCGCGCCGGGCACCCTGGCCGAGGCCACCGGCATGGACCTGAGCAACGGCAGCCTCGTGACCGGCCACCTCGATCTGTACGAGGGGGCGGCCCGGTCGCTCGTCTCGCCGACCTCCCTGGTGCTCGTCGGCTTCAACCGGGTGATGACGCCGACGGATCCCTACCAGATGAACACCTTCGGCCAGTTCACCCTGCTGCCCGGGGAGGAGCTGATCCCCCAGCGTCGCCACGTGGTCGGCCCGCTCATCAGCGCCTCCCCGATCGTGATC carries:
- a CDS encoding RraA family protein, whose amino-acid sequence is MSDSPLSPEAIERLKRYNTPTVSNAIEVFDVRPRHVGYLPHRIRSLTPGLGVMVGYAVTSQTRASHDPDAKGPDLNADYLRYVASRPGPKVAIGQDLDPEPGLGAQFGEVNATIHKKLGCVGHITDGCPRDVDEVEGLGFQLFGLNLCVSHAYVRLVDFGKPVTIAGVEIKPGDLIHADKHGVCIIPIEIADRVADACDQVEQLERPLLECCRSADFDLERYIQLRAEMKAKVRE
- a CDS encoding SpoIIE family protein phosphatase, encoding MPFLRRENGDQRGQCIELKGDSFLIGRAPDCNLVLDPQGVSRRHAQIGRDAGKFYLEDLGSRNTTKLNNETVAPWKRLPLKPGDRINICDVEFVYLTRSAARESEDSEVIVTDQIEESTLHTLDASTTRVSGSRVSPERKLEAVLDITRNLSSAVQIDAVAPKILDTLFEIFPSAERAFLILKDPQTDRLLRKAFKHRHGRPPRTGLGALAAAAAAKEDEPPTNISRSIVNHVMERKQAVLSQDAGNDANLPVAASIADLKIRSVMCAPLMTPDGQALGIIQLDTTSARQFQQEDLDLLVAIACQSAISIQNARMYEDLLNQERVRRDLRLAEQVQRSFLPDAVPRADGYRFFAYYHAAYNVGGDYYDFVPLPNNRLGIALADVSGKGIPAALMMAKFSGNTRYCILTENAPAPAVTILNDQLCEADLEERFITLSLGVLDLSTGRFTLSAAGHPPVFIRRKGGGVEEFGADVSGFPLGIMPAFEYQQREVQLEPGDVVVVYSDGITDARSPEGDLYHTVDTPRLLNRVAELSGDPEAVGKGILQEIREFSTGEPQADDMTIICFGRV
- a CDS encoding serine/threonine-protein kinase — translated: MTNSETTAGWQGDGPSAGGGPARDLTGQLVGGDFLVDRPLGRGGMGEVYLARQRSLNRPVALKVLKPELASNPTYLSRFEVEATAVARLNHPNIVQVFTLGHHGDLRFIAMEFVQGTNLREYLTKKGTVELPLALSFMRQTCQAIAAAGDLGLIHRDVKPENLLLTRKGQVKVADFGLCREQGADALQLTQEGVTLGTPMYMSPEQVRGHALDHRSDLYSMGVTFYHMLAGSPPFRAESAVAMALKHLQDTPIDLAVHRPDLPPELVALVMKLMAKKREDRYQSAREVDRELARLKGIVSATRAVAAAPSPSGEIPAQDTPPPAGPRPGRGRPIARRAWSALSDPSVGGGTLALLGVLGLVAGAALGWSDRPRDPTAAGPPPGPAASWMAPTWEDIPRQPSPRAQLRYAQLVARPQDRPAALLAVPGHFPGDPGWALTSYTHLARLLFGRLDRDGLVALAESLEAAPGTGAEPDAPLPRLAEICRAAAAALDDRPADVVRQLTALAPAPSHLEPGSAELALEVVEWARGAPGAEAQAPQWDDLRDDLFEALRLMTLDPADRFEPGRRRPPGRPSP